The genomic segment AACCCTTCTCCTTTCCTCGTGGGTCATGTAAACAAATTCGCCCGTTGTCCCCACCGGGACGAAGCCATCCACGTTGGGCATCAGATACCGCACCAGTTTTCGGAGAGCCTCTTCGTTGATTTTTCCTTCTTTATCAAAAGGCGTGACCAAAGCTGGGAAAACTCCTCTAAGAGAAAGCTTTACCATTTTTAACCCCCTTCCCGAAAGGGAGAGATGTTTTGGGAGATTATAAAGCAAAAAGGGGAGGAAAGCAAAAAACTCCCCACCCTTTTTGCACCAAGGGTGGGGAGAAGGGCCAGCAAGGGGTCTAAACTTGACGGTATTCCCCTTCTACGGTTTCACCGCCGCCCTGTTCTCCGGGAGGAGTGGGCCCGCCAGGCCCCTGGCCGTACATGGTTGTCCCTATTTGCTGGAGGAGCTCACCAAGCTCCTGGGTTAACCGGCGGATGGTGTGGATTTCCGTTCCCTGCATTGCGGAGCGGACTTCGCTTATCTTTGCCTCTATCCGGCTCTTTAGGTCCGAGGGAATACGGGCTCCAAACTCCCGGAGGCTTTTTTCGGCAGTGTAGATTACAGCGTCAGCCTGGTTGCGAGCTTCCGCCAGCTCTTTCTTACGGCGGTCCTGCTCGGCGTAATGCTCGGCTTCTTTTATCATCCGTTGAATTTCTTCTTCCGTAAGGCCTGAGCTGGCTGTGATGGTTATCTTCTGCTCTCTACCAGTAGCCAGGTCCTTAGCCGAAACGTGCAGGATGCCGTCGGCGTCAATATCAAAGGTTACTTCTATCTTGGGAACCCCACGTGGGGCAGGGGGGATGCCATCCAGGATGAAACGCCCAAGGGTCTTGTTGTCCGCAGCCATAGGGCGCTCTCCCTGAACTACGTGGATTTCCACCTGCGTCTGGTTGTCCGTAGCGGTTGAGAAAATTTGGCTTTTGCGGACAGGTATAGTGGTGTTACGAGGTATTATGGGGGTAGCAATGCCTCCCAGGGTTTCCACGCTCAGGGTAAGCGGCGTTACATCCAGCAGCAGAATATCTCTAATTTCTCCGGCCAGGACTCCTGCCTGAATGGCAGCCCCAATGGCTACGACCTCATCGGGGTTTATTCCTTTGTGGGGTTCTTTGCCGAAAAATTCCCTCACCAGGCGCTGGACGGCTGGCATTCTGGTTTGACCGCCCACCAGGATTACTTCGGAGATATCAGCGGGAGTAATTTTGGCATCGGCAATGGCCTGCCTTACCGGGCCGAGGGTCCTCTGGATGAGGTCGTGGGCCAGCTGTTCCAGCTTGGCTCTGGTAAGGGTCATCTGGAGGTGTTTGGGACCGGAAGCATCGGCGGTTATGAAGGGGAGGTTTATCTCCGTTTCCATGACGGTAGAAAGCTCAATTTTGGCTTTTTCGGCAGCCTCCTTGAGGCGCTGAAGAGCCATGCGGTCCTGGCGCAGATCGATACCGTGCTCTTTCTTAAACTCCTCGCATATCCAGTTAATTATGAGCTGGTCTATATCGTCTCCGCCCAGGAAGGTATCTCCAGCTGTGGACCTTACCTGAAATACCCCTTCGGCTATTTCCAGGATAGAGATATCAAAAGTGCCTCCACCCAAATCGTAGACAGCGATCAGGCCTTCTTTCTTCTTATCCATCCCGTAGGCCAGGGCTGAAGCTGTGGGTTCATTTATTATCCTCAAAACTTCAAGGCCGGCAATTCTGCCAGCGTCTTTGGTGGCCTGACGCTGCGCATCGTTAAAGTAAGCGGGGACAGTTATCACCGCTTTGGTTATTTTCTCCCCGAGGTAAGCTTCGGCATCCTGCTTTAGCTTCTGAAGTATCATAGCAGAAATCTCCGGGGGTGAGTATTCCCGGTCACCCATGACCACCCATGCATCGCCGTTGGGTTTTTCAATTATTTTATATGGGAGGACCCGGCGGGCTTTCTGAACTTCGGGGTCATTGAACTTCCGGCCCATCAGGCGCTTGATGGAGAAAATGGTGTTTTCGGGGTTAGTTATGGCCTGACGTTTGGCCAGTTTGCCCACCAGGCGTTCTCCGGTCTTGGGGTTTATTGCTACTACTGAAGGTGTAAGCCTATCACCTTCAGCATTAGGGATTACAACTGGCTCTCCTCCCTCCATTACCGCCATCACTGAGTTAGTGGTTCCCAGATCAATCCCCAGAATCCTCTCCGGCATAGCCCTCCTCCTCCACTTTTTTCTCTTCTACTTCAGGGACCTGAGGGCTGGGCTTTTTCCTGGCAACTTTCACCAGAGCCGGCCTCAGGACCCTATCGTGAAGCAAGTAACCTTTCTGAATTTCACCGATAATTTGACCGTCTTCATAATGGTCAGTTTCTTCGTATGCGACGGCTTCGTGGTAGAAGGGGTCAAAGAATTGGCCCTCGGTCTTTATGGGCTTGAGGCCCTCTTGCTCCAGGATGTAGTGGAATTTGCGGTGGATAAGGAATATACCATCAAGCCACGTAAGTTTTGTGAGGTGAGAAGGGAGGGTCTGGAATGCTCTTTCAAAGTCGTCCAGAATCGGGAGAAGTTTAGCGATAAGGTTAGCGTTAGCATACCTGGCTTGTTCTGCCTGCTCCTTTTCAACTCGCTTCCGGTAGTTGGCAAAATCAGCAGCAGTGCGCCGCCACTGGTCCAGATACTCTTCCACTTTGTTCTGGAGCTCAGAGATTTTGGCTTCAAGCTCTTTGACCTTTTCTTCCAGGTTTTCGCCTCCCTTCTCTTCAGCCACTTCGGTCATCTTCCACCTCCTTCAGAAGAGTGTATTGACCATCTCGCTCATGAGATTAGCCACATAGCTTACGACAGAGATAGCTCTTTCATAAGCCATCCTCATGGGGCCCAGGACACCCAGCACCCCAGAGGCCTTCTCCCTGATTCCATACCGGGCCAGGACCATGCTGCAATCTTTCAATTCTTCCCACCTACCTTCTCCACCGATGATGATTTGGACCCCATTTGCCAATCGGATTTCATCCATAATGGACCGAAGGCAGGATTCATCTTTGAAGAAACGGACCAGTTTCAGGAACTTGACGGGTGAAGAGAATTCCGGTTCTCGGGTGATTTCTTCAATGCCTTCACAGTATATTGGCTCCTCAATTCTCTGGTCCAGTGCGTTCATAATTTCAGCGACTTTGAGGGCTATTTTGGAGGCAAAGGGCTCTAACCTTGAAGCAATTCCTTCAATTTCTGGAGCCGAAAGTCCATAGAGAAACTCCTCCAGGATTTCGGTGGTGCGGATCAATTCCGGTTCTCCTATATAGTAGGGCACAGGAAACCAGGCCTGCTTTATAACTCCTCCGCTCAGAACCAGGACCAGGAGAACGGCATTTTCACGATAGGGGATTAAATCAATGTGTTTGAGGCGGTATCTTGGGGGAGCAGGGGCAGTGACGACAGCAGGGTAATTGGTGAACCTGGCCAGAACCGAAGCGGCCAGGCGGCCCCATTGTTCTACATCCATGTGCACTTGGTAGAACTGATGCTGAATGGTAAGCTTTTCAGAGGGAGATAGTGGATATGTTTCCAGAAGTTTTTCCACAAAACAGCGGTAGCCCTTCTCGGTTGGCACTCTTCCAGCAGAGGTATGAGGATGCGTCAGGTACCCTTCGGCCTCCAGAAGAGCCATTTCGTTCCGCACAGTGGCCGGGCTTATGTTGAGCTTGTATTTTTGGACAAGGGTCTGAGAACCAACCGGCTGGGCTGTGCTTATATATTCTCTCACCACTAGGGAGAGTATCAGCTCTGCTCTCTTGCTCAGCTTCCTCATGATTTTTTAGCACTCCTAAGCAAAGAGTGCTAAGCTTTTCATTAAAGATAGTAACACCTCCAGAGCGATTTGTCAAGCTTGCTGGGCGGTATCCTGCTCCAGGCGATAGATAAGGCTTTGGTAGCGATGCGGCTTCCAGGATCTTACATGAGAGAAAGCCCCTGGTTTTGCCAAAGGGAAGCAGAAGCGGTATCATTCAAACTTGAAATCAAAGGTAAGGGAGGAGAAAAATGGACTTCTGGGAAGTAATAGAAAAACGACACAGTGTCAGGGATTTTCTCCCCGAGGATATCCCCGAAGAGGATGTAAAGAAAATCCTGCTGGCAGCTATAAAAGCTCCCTCGGCTGGGAACAGGCAACCATGGCATTTTTACGTGGTCAGGGACCCGCAGATAAAGAGAGGGCTCGCCCGAGCAGCTCTGAATCAGGATTTTGTGGCTAAGGCCCCAGTGGTAATAGTAGTGTGCGCTGAACCTGCCCGCTCAGCCGCGAGGTACGGTAGCCGGGGCTCAGAGCTTTACTGCCTCCAGGATACAGCTGCAGCCACAGAGCACATCCTTCTGGCTGCTACAGCCCTTGGTTATGGGAGCTGCTGGGTTGGGGCTTTCAATGAAGCAGAAGCCGCCGCCATCCTCAATCTCCCCAGAGGTTTACGCCCCGTGGCCATAATACCCATAGGGAAACCGGGCCGTGAGCCTTCCCTCCGCACTCCCAGGCGCCCTCTGGAGGAGGTCTGCACTTTCCTGTAATCTTACCCTGTCTATGAAACCCCAGAAGGCTGTAGCTCGGAGCCGGGAAATTTTCCCACGCCTTTCTTAATGTTTGACAGTTTTCTCTCTTCGGGATATAATATTCCTCGGTAAAGCCCTAAACCCTAAGAAAGGGGGTGCTTATTCAGAATGTCCGTTGTCCTTAGGCCAGGAGAAACTCAGGAAAGTCTTCTCAAGAGATTCCGGAAAGAAGTAGCGGAAGAAGGGATTCTCAGCATTGTCCGGAAAAAGAGGTGGTATATTTCCAAGAGCGAGATGAAGCGCATAAAGCTCCGCAAAGCCATCCGTAAAGCTCGTCGCCGCATGCTGCGGCAACTTAAACGGGAAGAGTAATCCCCGAAAGTTAAAGCGAGGGGAGGTTTTTCCACAATATGTCTGTTGATATTGAAAAAGTTCGCCAGCTTCTGGAAAAAGAACTGGAAGAAGCGGTTAAAGAGCTGGAGGAACTGGAAAAGAAGCTGGAAATAAAGGGTGATTACGGCCTGGGTATTGGGGATCCCAACATAATCCAGTGGGAGCTCAACCTTGCTCTGAGGGATAGGGCCGCGCAGAAGGTAAAAGAAGTGAAAAGGGCCCTGGATAAGCTTGCCAAAGGCTGTTACGGGATCTGTGAGGTGTGTGGGAAACCCATAGAAGAGGCCAGGCTTGAGCTTTTGCCTTATACTACGCTGTGCAGTAGATGCGCAGCACATCACCGGAGATAGGAATGGATGGAAATAATCCTTACCCACGAGAACGCCGACTTCGATGCGCTGGCTTCCCTTTTAGCAGCAGCCAAAGTTTATCCTCCAGCTATCCCTGTTCTCCCACACCGCCTCAACCGCAATGTGCGGGAGTTCCTTTCCCTTTACAGGGATGAGTTACCCTTTTTTTCACCCAAGGATTTGCCCCGCCTCCCTGTAACCAGGGTTATAGTCGTTGATACCCAGAGCTTTGTTTCCCTTAAAGGGATAAGCCCGCAAACTCACATCCTCTTTATTGACCATCACCCCCTTTCGCGAGAATTGGATGAAAGGATGAGCTACATCGGTGGGGATACAGGAGCTACCACCACTATCCTGGTGGAAAAGCTCCAGGAAATGAAGGTGGCCATAACTCCCCTTGAGGCTACCCTTTTCCTCCTGGGGATATATGAGGACACCGGGTTCCTCTCATATGCCGGCACAACTCCGAGGGATGTCCGATGCGTTGCTTGGCTTCTGGAGCGCGGGGCTGACCTTTCATCCGCCCCTTCTTTCCTGCGTTACCCCCTTTCGGAAGCGCAGAGGGAATTATACAATAAACTCCTCAACGGCTCTTACCCTTATGAGCTCCACGGTCACTCCATAATTATTTCCATGGCCCGGGCCCAGGGTTACGTTGAAGAAATTTCAACTCTTGCTCACCTCCTCCGGGACCTTCTGGAACCCGATGCTCTATTCGTCCTGGTGGATATGGGGGATAGAATCCAGATGGTAGCCCGCAGTTCGGTGGATAGCGTAGATGCGGGGCTCATAGCCGCCAGGATGGGAGGAGGAGGACATTCCAAAGCTGCTGCGGCCTTTCTCCAGGGATTAACCCTATCCCAGGCCCGGGATATGCTCCTGGAAATACTCAATTCTTCCATAAAACCTGGAATAACCGTATCCCGCATAATGTCTTATGGAGTCCACTCCCTTTCCCCGGAAACCACGGTGAATGAAGCCGCTGAAGCTATGAGAAAATACGGCCACGAAGGCTTCCCCGTGGTAGAGGACGGGAAGGTAGTGGGAATCTTAACCCGCCGCGAAATTGACAAAGCCTTACAGCACGGCCTTGGCCGAAATCCGATAAAGTTCTACATGCATAAAGGGGATGTAAGTGTCTCTCCTGATGATCCGGTGGAGAAGGTTCAGAAAGTTATGCTTGAACATGGCATAGGCCAGGTGCCAGTGGTATCAGAAGGAAAAGTCATCGGAATTGTAACCCGAACGGACCTCATAAAGCTCTGGAGCGGAGGCATAGCCACTAAGCCGGCCTCGGAAATCGCCCGAAAGTTGGAAAAAGCCTTACCACCACCCCTTATGGATATCCTGAAAAAGGCTGGAGAGAAAGCCCATCAGCTCGGCTTCTCGCTCTACATAGTTGGAGGATTTGTGCGGGACCTCCTTTTGGGCATGCCAACCCTCGATCTGGACCTGGTGGTGGAAGGAGATGCTATAGCTCTGGCCAAAGCCCTGGCCAGGGATTTTGACGGGAGGGTAAGGAGCCACACCCGCTTTGGGACCGCCAAACTTATAATTGAAAACCCTCAAAAGCTTGCCCTGGGTTACCCACACCACTTGGATTTTACCTCTGCCCGCATTGAGTTCTACGAACACCCTTCTGCCCTCCCCGAAGTGGAAATGAGCTCTATCAAACAGGACCTTTATCGACGGGATTTTACCATAAATACCCTGGCTATATCCCTGAATCCGGAAAGGTTTGGTGAACTCTACGACTTCTACGGAGGGCTTAAAGACCTGGAGAGAGGCCTTATTAGAGTGCTCCACAACCTCAGTTTTGTGGAGGATCCAACCCGCATCCTGAGGGCCGTGAGGCTTGAGCAACGCCTGGGCTTCCAGATAGAAAGCCGAACCCTGGAACTGGTGGACAACGCCCTGGATCTGCTGGACAAGGTAAGTGGCGAAAGGATTTACCACGAACTTCGCCTAACCCTTCAGGAAAGCGAGCCCGAGAAAGCTCTAAGGCGCCTTGAGGAAATAAAAGTTCTCAAGAAAATCCATCCCGCTCTGGATGGGAACGGATGGATAACTGAGAAGTTCCGAGCCTTGAGGGAGGAAATCCCCATCGCTCAGGAAATAGGCTATGACCTCTCTTCACCTTCCCCAAGCCGAAGAGCCCACTATGAGCCTATAGGCGCTCTCTATCTTGCCCTTCTAACTTACAGGATGAGGCCGGAAGATCTGGAAACCCTGATAAGGCGCCTACATCCTCCCCAAGATGATTCCTCCTTGATGCGGGAGCTTCAAGCCTTCAAGGAAATTCTCAAAGGGCTTTCGGAAGGCGACCTTCCACCCAGCGCTATCTACAGACTCCTTTCTCCCTACTCCGATAGAGCTCGTTTCCTGGCCCGCCTTCTGACTGATTCCTGGCTTGCGCGCCAACGGCTGGACCTTTACCAGCGAAATCTCCGTTTCGTCCGCCCTGAGATAGATGGGCATTATCTCCAAGAAGTAATGAAAATACCTCCAGGGCCTGTTTACCGCAAAATCCTCCTGGCCCTTAAAGATGCCAGGCTCGACGGCAAAGTCAGTTCTCTTGAAGAAGAAATAGCACTGGTGGAAAAAATCCTGGCCTCCTGAAAAGCCAATGGTAAACAGAGGCGCGGTCCTGGCCGTAGGAGATATAAACATTGACATAATCGCCCCCATCCCCTTTTACCCCCATAAAGGAAGAGAAGGGGTCACTGATAGGGCGGAAATTCACCTGGGAGGATCAGCCACCAATACTGCTGTGGTCTTAGCCCGTTTTGGGGTCAAAACCTACCTCTTAGGGCGAGTGGGGAAAGACCCTTTCGGAGATTACGCCCTCGCCCTTCTGGAAAGCGCTGGTGTTGATACGGGTCTGGTTCAGAGGGACCCGGAACTTACCACCGGAATAATGTTCATCGTCGTAACCCCTGATGGGGAAAGGACCATATTCGGCCATAGGGGGGCTAATGTCAACCTATCACCACTCTCCCTGGAAGGCGCAAACCTCAGGGAATTGGGCTGGGTCCATATCTCCGGTTACTCTTTCCTTCAGGAGCCGCAGCGTTCAACCGCCTTCAAAATCCTGAAGGAAGCTATGGAGCGGGGGATAAGCGTGAGCCTTGATGTGGGCATATGCGCGGCCTTCCAGGCTCGTGAGGATGTGGAAAAAGCCCTTCCCGGGCTCAGAGTCCTGCTTATGAGTCAGGAAGAAGCCCACGCCCTTACGGGTGAGGAGACCCCTGAAAAGGCTATAGAATATGCCTTAAGGCGCGGCGCAAAAAAAGTGGCCATTAAAATGGGAGGTAAAGGCTGCCTTTTGGGGGATGAGAGCACTATAATGGCCATCAGCTCTTTTCCCGTGAGGGTGGTGGATACAACAGGAGCAGGGGATGCTTTCAACGCTGGGGTAATCCTTGGAGAGCTCCACCGCAGGGACCTGGAGGAAAGTGGAGCCATGGGTAACCTTTTAGGGGCCCTGGCATGCACAGTAACAGGCGCCGGAGAACGCCTTCCCGGCCCGGAGGAAGCGAAGAGCTTTTTGAGGGCATATCCTTCTGCTGGCGAAGCAATCTTCGACTGGCTTATGAGCCTTTAAGCCTTGAAGGTATTGAAAGGGAGCACCACGGATTGCACAGCTTTCGCAGGCCTGAGGTTTCGGATTCTCTCACTGGCAGATTTAAAAGGTTGCCCTTTACCTTCGGGTAGCGACCCCCCTGGCGCAAGAGTTCTTTCGTCTTGCAATATCTACTCCTTGGGGCTATAATTGAAAAAAGCCTGAAACGGAGTCCAAACCATGGCAAAGGTCTGGTTTTTTATTTTAACCTTAGCCCTTTTCCTGAGCGCCTGCGCACCTGAGCCCATCCCTACTCCCTTTCCCCTCCCTACACCAACCCCCTCCCCACTTCCACAGGATGTAGTTGCCTTAGTTAATGATCAGCCCATATTTCGGAAAACTCTGGAAAAGCACCTTATGCTCCTGCAGAAAGCTATGGAGGCCTCCGGTGAAACGCCAGACCCTCAGACCGTGGAACAGATGCGCTATCAGATTCTGGAAGGGCTTATAGATCAGGCCATAATGGAACAGGCGGCGGCAAAATTGGGAATAAAAGTAACCGCTGAAGAGTTAGAGGAGCATGTTCAGAGAACTATTCAGGAGGGTGGAAAGGAAGATTTTAACCGATGGCTTGAAGAGAGCGGGCTTACTCTGGAAGAGTTCAGGGAAATGACCCGAATGCAACTGTTAAGCCTTAAACTCTTTGAGGCTGTTGTTCCACCACCTCCTCAAACTATGGAGCAGGTCCGTGCTCGCCATATCCTCCTGACCAGCGAGGAAGAGGCTGAAAGAATTCTGAAAAGGATTAAAAATGGTGAGGATTTTGCTTCCTTAGCCCGGCAGTATTCGCAGGACGAATTCACCAGAGAATCAGGAGGCGACCTGGGGTTCTTCCCCAGAGGGCTTTCTGGGCTTCCCCCCGAGTTGGAACAGGTGGCTTTCTCTCTAGCTCCCGGACAGGTAAGTGGAGTAGTAAAAAGCTACTACGGTTACCACATAATCCAGGTTCTGGAAAGAGATCCTACTCATCCGCTTTCCGAAGAAGCTAAAAGGCTTTTCAGGGAATGGAAATTCAAGGAATGGCTGGAAAAAGAGAGGGCCTCCGCACGTATCCAAAGGTTTTTAAAATGAAGATATTCTGGGGCTGGTTCCTCATAGCCTTGGGCGCCCTGCTCCTGGGAGCTGTGCTTTTTGTGGGGGTTCGTTTCTGGCTTTCCCACAGACCCTTTGAGCTTTACCCTAAGGGCGATATCCTCACAAGCTTTTCCCCCAGGGACGTGAACCCCTCTCTGGCCCTTCTTTCCCTGGCCGGCTACAGCGATGCTCAGGTCCTTCAGAGAGCTCTAGAAGAGGGAGAGCTGGAAACCGCATACGTAACTCTGGTTTTTTCCACATCCCTGAAAGATCAGGAAAAACTTGGAGGGTGGATCCACCTTGCTGATGCCTTCAGCACAAAGGGGCTGCGTCGGAAAGCCCTTCTTTCTTACGGCCAGGCTTACAACATAGCTACCCTTAGCCCATACCTCTCCGATTCCGAACGGGCTGAAGCCCTTATCGCAATTGAAAATGGTCTGAAAAGGCTCGGGGAAAAGGAGAAGGCTCTCTTCGTGCTGCGCCAGGTTGAGGCCCTGATCGCTTTCAGCCCTTACCTCAAGAAGGCTCAGCGGCTCGCTCTGGTCCAGAAGCTGGGAAAAGAGGTGAACCTTGAGGAAGTACCACCGGAATCCCCACAGCCAGCCTTGGTCATCAAGGACTTCGCTTTATTGCCGGCTCAGTATTACGACCCAAAAGACAGGGAAATTGCCGTTCTCTCCTTCGCTTCATCGCCTGGAGAGAAAAAGGCGCAAGCTCTGAGGGAAATCCTTAAAAATGAGGATCATGCCAGGCTTTCCCTCTATCGGGAGAAGATCTCTTCCGAAGGAGCCCTCGCCCAGAAGGCAGGGTGGGTTCTGGAAAAGATATCCTGGCTTACCCTAAAATACCGAATAGCAGTAAGAGGGTTTGGGGTTAGCCTTATGCCCGAATGGGAAAGGAATGCTGGCGCTATAAGGAGGGAACTTTCCCGCTCCTACGAAGAGCTTTTCGCCCTGTATGCCGAAGAAGCAGTCTCTTTCCCCCAGCCTCAGGAAACGGCGAAAGCCTGGATTGAAATAGCAACCCTTAAAGCCTATTACGTCCTGAATGGCTTTTACGCTGACGTTCCCCTGGAAAAGATTGCAGTTGAATTGAAAGAAGCCTACTCCCGGGGACAACCGGGGTCTTTACAGCTTGTTTTCCTGGAGGATTCACGGATCTTCGCCTACCATAGTGCAGAATAGGCCAAGGAGGCACTGATGCTGAGGAAAGTGAAAGTCAGCGACGCTTTGCTGAGGGGTTTAGCTTTGTTCTTTCTGATGCTGAGCTTTCTGGTAGGAGGTGTATATTTCATCATCTTCCTTAACCCCTATGTCCCCATCAACCCATTTCCTCCCCCTTCGGCCCAGCCGGTGGGCAAACTCACCCCTGAGAGCCCCATAGTGGAAATAACCTTTCCTCCAACCTGGACTCCTACCCCAACTTTCACCCCATCGCCAACTCCCACCCCAACCTCTACTCCAACTCCTACCCCCACCCACACTCCAACTCCCACACCCACATTTACTCCAACCTTCACCCCGACCCCACGTCCTCCGGCGCCGACTCCTACTCCTGTACCGCCACCTCCTTACGAACCAATAAACTGGGGAGTGAGGACCAACTGCTCCTGGCGTGGGGTCCATGGAACAATATGGGGAGCTCACGGTTTGCCCCTGGCCGGAATTTACGTTAAAATCTGGGACGATGCCGGGCGTTCGGTTATGGCAGGCCCTACCAATGCCGATGGAATTTACTCGCTTTATATACCCCACTCAGCTCTCCCGGATGGAAGGTGGTGGCTTCAGGTCATAGAAGACGGTCGGCCGGCTTCCGCCCCCTGGGGAGTTTACGTAGGTGGAGGATGCATAAACGGCATCCATGAAGTCAAGGCCGACTGGCGCAGGAGATTTTAAGAGGCTTGAACATGGGTAAAAAGCTTTTACCGATTGCTCTGGTTTTTGCCGTTCTGGCAATAGCTTTCCTCCTGGCAAGAGCTTCTTCGGCTCAAACCCCTGAACCAACCCCCAGACCAACGCCTACCCCCCAGCCAGGTATATTCATAACCTCCGTCAACCCCGAAGAAGGAGTAGCAGGAACCCTTGTTACGGTAAGCGGAGAAACCTACTATGTCCCCATAGGAAGCGTGGTAACCATAAAGTGGGATACAGCGGTGGTGACCACTACCAGGACCTATGGTGTAGGCCTTTTCACCGCCTCTTTTACCGTCCCCATAACCGCTACCCCCGGGGTTTACACTATCCGGGCTGAAGTTACCGTAGATACCACCACCTACTACGACACCGCCACCTTCAGGGTGCTGGTCCCGACCCCAACTCCCACTCCCACCATAACTCCGACCCCTACTATAACTCCCACTCCTACCCCATCCCCGACTCCTCCCACTCCCACCCCAACTCCAACCTTTCGTCCAATAACCCCTGTGCCCTGGCCCGCAACTCCGACACCAACCCGTCCTCCCCCCCTTTCACTCCTCCTGCTCCTACTCCCACTCCTATCCCTCCGGGGGCAACCCCCGTGGTAATTTACACCCCAACCTTTACCCCAGTCCCCGGCACGCCACCTCCCACCCCGGTTCTCAGAACTCCTTCGCCCACTCCTACACCGGCGTTCTTCCCCATTGCTACGCCAACACCCACCCCAGCTCCGTCCTCTCTTGCAGCCACCGGGTGGCCTGGCCTTGT from the Anaerolineae bacterium genome contains:
- a CDS encoding peptidylprolyl isomerase; this encodes MAKVWFFILTLALFLSACAPEPIPTPFPLPTPTPSPLPQDVVALVNDQPIFRKTLEKHLMLLQKAMEASGETPDPQTVEQMRYQILEGLIDQAIMEQAAAKLGIKVTAEELEEHVQRTIQEGGKEDFNRWLEESGLTLEEFREMTRMQLLSLKLFEAVVPPPPQTMEQVRARHILLTSEEEAERILKRIKNGEDFASLARQYSQDEFTRESGGDLGFFPRGLSGLPPELEQVAFSLAPGQVSGVVKSYYGYHIIQVLERDPTHPLSEEAKRLFREWKFKEWLEKERASARIQRFLK